The following are encoded in a window of Pirellulales bacterium genomic DNA:
- a CDS encoding transglutaminase family protein, with the protein MMLIRVGFELAFNTPAPTAMLLVLSLHPSRAPTVRKAESLRVQPQTAISGYIDSFGNRCGSTFVPSGTVVFQNDAIVDDCGLPDLQVRNALQHNVQDLPFEVLTFLLASRYCEVDSELKEIAWQRFSNTQFGWPRVQAICDFVNQHMRFDYMQARANRTAREIYYERVGVCRDYMHLAITFCRCMNIPARYCTGYLGDIGIPPQPCPMDFSAWFEVFLGGQWYTFDARNNTPRIGRVLMARGRDAADVALTTTFGMNTLQSFKVWTYEVPANALLSS; encoded by the coding sequence CACCAGCGCCGACAGCGATGCTACTGGTTCTTTCTCTGCATCCGTCACGGGCGCCAACCGTACGTAAAGCAGAATCGCTAAGGGTCCAGCCGCAGACTGCAATCTCAGGATACATCGACTCATTTGGCAATCGTTGTGGTAGCACATTCGTGCCTTCAGGCACCGTCGTATTCCAAAACGATGCTATTGTGGATGATTGTGGCCTTCCAGACTTACAAGTACGGAACGCGTTGCAGCACAATGTGCAGGATTTACCTTTTGAAGTGTTAACATTTCTGCTGGCCAGCCGTTATTGCGAAGTAGATAGCGAACTAAAAGAAATTGCTTGGCAACGTTTTAGTAACACGCAGTTCGGCTGGCCGCGAGTTCAGGCGATTTGCGACTTCGTCAACCAGCATATGCGGTTTGACTATATGCAGGCCCGCGCCAATCGCACTGCTCGCGAAATCTATTACGAACGAGTCGGCGTTTGTCGCGATTATATGCATTTAGCAATTACGTTTTGTCGTTGCATGAACATCCCAGCACGTTACTGCACTGGCTATCTTGGTGACATCGGTATACCGCCTCAGCCTTGTCCGATGGACTTCAGTGCTTGGTTCGAGGTTTTTTTAGGTGGTCAGTGGTATACATTTGACGCCCGTAACAATACGCCACGTATTGGCCGGGTACTCATGGCTCGCGGTCGTGATGCTGCCGATGTCGCCCTCACAACCACCTTTGGGATGAATACGCTACAGTCCTTCAAAGTATGGACGTACGAAGTCCCTGCTAATGCACTCTTAAGCTCCTAA